Proteins encoded by one window of Shewanella avicenniae:
- a CDS encoding putative bifunctional diguanylate cyclase/phosphodiesterase: MNLAWRDRPLFFVVGFILLYFGLFAAVYFVGQSDSVAGATQQANQFWQKQLTRSTSVLTKSVLNQDDKRIEEELNYLSSLPGAVSVVFVDDDDSVRFANHSLWLDMPVAEAFESYSVELAKTVYQSQLPISRVDEAAFVSRFYYPVSSKSDDVYHIVKLIYVESDYHQSALVAEDEFNQHFITLFFVISGLLALIALAANHYIFKPVRVLTKVAQASSPRTSAKLPLSIFDELLASIDSLHSHRKRLIDRIRDNEQRWLFAVDGNRNGLWDWDIVKGRVFFSNRWKEILGYSPTELDPDAKVWRQLLHPEDKAIAFEVLQEYLDGKADEYDSLHRLQHKDGHYLWVKNRGMIVAWDINGRPTRMLGYLADVSDDIQNQHALAFLASHDPLTNLANRAHLNQALSRLCAQHDRMKYSAVFVIDLDNFKVVNDALGHKSGDSLLVQISKRLAETAGDSLLARLGADEFSLVLEDAGQSEEEARELAFALAGDIRQSISQSLVINGHKLHISASIGIDLLRPGQVSTAGELMRCADMAMFDAKERGRDNCVIYSAEMEHQVNTQLIIQNDLRDAIERHELELYYQPIVDEHGILSGAEALLRWRHPQYGFISPADFIPVAERFGLIDNLTRWVLKDVCEFVQQNAERELPKISINISARQFNDPKFVESLLVQIKGRQLTPRAFELELTEHLFLTDLSLIKARFTELQQAGFTIAIDDFGTGYSSLSYLQHLPLSRLKIDAAFVRNIGKGEKGKTLVKAIIEMAHAMKLDVVAEGVETEEQHTYLKSQQCDWFQGYMWSKPLPAAEFARLLPRAGEVRQLVSNIKPVQNEL, from the coding sequence TTGAATCTAGCGTGGCGGGATAGACCTCTATTTTTCGTAGTCGGTTTTATTCTTTTATATTTCGGGTTGTTTGCGGCTGTCTATTTCGTTGGTCAATCAGATTCTGTTGCGGGCGCTACTCAACAAGCTAATCAATTCTGGCAAAAGCAGCTGACGCGTTCGACTAGCGTTTTAACTAAGTCAGTCCTTAATCAAGATGATAAGCGAATCGAAGAAGAGTTGAACTATTTGTCATCGCTTCCGGGGGCTGTTTCGGTTGTGTTCGTTGATGACGATGATTCTGTAAGGTTTGCTAACCATTCGCTCTGGTTAGACATGCCCGTTGCCGAAGCCTTTGAAAGCTATTCTGTTGAACTAGCCAAAACCGTTTATCAGTCGCAATTGCCGATTTCTCGGGTAGATGAAGCCGCATTTGTGAGCCGGTTTTATTACCCGGTGTCATCAAAATCCGATGACGTCTACCACATTGTAAAGTTGATCTATGTCGAGTCCGATTATCATCAATCTGCTCTGGTTGCAGAGGATGAATTTAATCAGCACTTTATAACTTTATTTTTCGTCATTTCAGGGCTGCTTGCATTAATTGCACTGGCGGCAAATCACTACATTTTTAAGCCTGTTCGTGTGTTAACTAAGGTGGCACAAGCGTCTTCTCCGCGCACCTCGGCTAAGTTACCACTCTCAATATTCGACGAATTATTAGCTTCAATTGATTCATTACATTCCCATCGGAAACGCTTGATTGATCGTATTCGTGATAATGAACAGCGTTGGCTGTTTGCGGTAGATGGCAATCGTAATGGTTTGTGGGATTGGGACATTGTGAAAGGCCGCGTATTTTTCTCCAACCGCTGGAAGGAAATTTTGGGTTATTCGCCAACAGAGCTTGACCCTGATGCTAAGGTTTGGCGCCAGTTGTTGCACCCAGAAGATAAAGCGATTGCGTTCGAGGTCTTGCAAGAATATTTAGATGGTAAAGCTGATGAGTATGATTCGCTGCATCGGTTGCAACATAAGGACGGTCATTACCTCTGGGTTAAGAATCGTGGGATGATTGTGGCATGGGACATCAATGGTCGCCCGACGCGGATGTTGGGTTACCTCGCCGATGTTTCCGATGATATTCAAAATCAGCATGCGTTAGCATTTTTAGCCAGTCATGATCCGCTGACAAATTTAGCCAATAGAGCACATTTGAATCAGGCGCTCAGCCGTTTATGTGCACAACATGATCGAATGAAATATAGCGCGGTATTTGTTATCGACCTCGATAACTTTAAAGTCGTTAATGATGCGCTAGGGCATAAATCCGGTGATAGTTTGTTGGTGCAGATCAGCAAGCGTTTAGCCGAAACTGCTGGTGATAGCTTGTTGGCGCGATTAGGCGCTGATGAATTTTCATTAGTGCTCGAAGATGCCGGCCAATCAGAAGAAGAAGCCCGTGAGTTAGCCTTTGCTCTCGCGGGGGATATTCGTCAAAGCATCTCTCAGAGCTTGGTGATCAACGGGCATAAATTGCATATTTCAGCGAGTATCGGGATTGATTTACTTCGTCCTGGGCAAGTCAGTACCGCCGGTGAGTTGATGCGTTGTGCTGATATGGCCATGTTTGATGCCAAAGAGCGTGGACGTGATAACTGCGTTATCTATTCGGCTGAAATGGAGCATCAGGTAAACACGCAACTTATTATTCAAAACGATCTGCGCGATGCCATCGAGCGACACGAATTAGAACTCTATTATCAACCGATAGTGGATGAGCATGGCATTCTGTCCGGCGCTGAAGCCTTGTTGCGTTGGCGTCATCCACAATATGGGTTTATTTCCCCTGCTGATTTTATTCCTGTGGCAGAGCGATTTGGTTTGATTGATAACCTGACTCGCTGGGTGTTAAAAGACGTTTGTGAGTTCGTACAACAAAACGCTGAAAGAGAGCTGCCCAAAATCTCGATTAATATCAGTGCGCGTCAGTTTAATGATCCTAAGTTTGTCGAAAGCCTGTTAGTGCAAATTAAAGGCCGACAGTTAACCCCGAGAGCCTTTGAGCTGGAGTTAACCGAACACCTGTTTTTAACTGATCTATCGCTGATTAAGGCGCGCTTTACCGAGTTGCAACAAGCAGGATTTACCATTGCAATTGATGACTTTGGTACCGGATATTCTTCATTAAGCTATCTGCAGCATTTGCCACTTTCTCGACTAAAAATTGATGCGGCATTCGTGCGCAATATTGGCAAAGGTGAGAAGGGTAAAACCTTGGTGAAAGCCATTATTGAGATGGCGCATGCAATGAAGTTAGATGTGGTGGCTGAAGGCGTTGAGACCGAGGAGCAACACACCTACCTCAAGAGCCAGCAATGTGATTGGTTCCAAGGTTATATGTGGAGTAAGCCACTTCCTGCAGCTGAGTTTGCTCGATTGTTGCCTCGCGCTGGCGAGGTGCGTCAGTTAGTTTCCAATATTAAACCAGTCCAAAATGAGCTTTAG